CTCGACCATGATCCAGCGGTCGCCGGGTTGCTCCAGCCATTGCGGGCGCAGATGGACGATGAGCGGTATGTCCGCCTTTTGGCAGGCTTCGACGGCATTGGCGGAAATTTGCCGGGCAAAGGGATGGGTGGCGTCGATCACCCTGGTAATGCCTTCAGTGCTTAGATAGGCCGCCAGCCCATTGACACCGCCGAAACCACCGATGCGGACGTCTCCGGCCAGACTGGCCGGATATTCGGTGCGTCCGGCCAGCGCGGTGATGACAGTGGTTTTGCCTTGCTCCACCAGTTCTGCGGCAAGCTTTGCCGCCTCCGCTGTGCCGCCGAGAATGAGGATGCGCTCAGGAGGCGATGGCAAGGATCGCTCCTGTCCGGTCGGTGACGATCACATCGACCGCGATATCGGCACCGCGCAGGACCGAAAGAGCTGTCTGTCTTGCCCTTTG
The nucleotide sequence above comes from Agrobacterium vitis. Encoded proteins:
- a CDS encoding cobalt-precorrin-6A reductase, which codes for MPSPPERILILGGTAEAAKLAAELVEQGKTTVITALAGRTEYPASLAGDVRIGGFGGVNGLAAYLSTEGITRVIDATHPFARQISANAVEACQKADIPLIVHLRPQWLEQPGDRWIMVETLEAAAHTLPEGARVFLALGRQYIDIFVRRTDCHFVIRMVDAPSTPLPFTHADIVLGKAAADWEAEKALLEGHAITHLVTRNSGGEASYGKIIAARKLGLPVVMIARPIT